The DNA region TAAACTGTGATGGAGTCGGTATCTAGCCATACCGACTCCATTTTTATGCGTTGTGGCCGTCACCCAGGGCGGCTGTCCCGACCCCTAAACGGCGTGTTATATAGTAGATGAGGTAATTGGGGCGCGAAAGGCCAGAGCGTTCCTGGTTCCTCAACGAGAAGCAAATTCAAATTCTTTCTTGAATTTTCTCTACGACGCCCGAGTGCTACACGTCTTAAAACGGAGTGTTTCATCCAAAGATAATCCTGGTGAAAGGTTCACTGTATTCAAAATCGACTACGGTTGTTATGTTGAGTTGCTCAATACTAGCAACGCTCCTAAAGGACTATTCGACACTGGCGAAAACGACAACGAGAAATTCACCGAGGTGCCTCAGGATGACTACAGGTCAATTAGACGTGCAATCCTTGATGTCAATAGCCTAAACACCTTTAGATGAAATCTTCTTAGCCACAGGACAGAAGCCGGATCACTCTATGCTTCCATAGGGATGAGACACTATTAGTGCAGTCAAACGCCTTTGCTCCTCACCCCTTGCGCTCCCTCTCCTCATCCGCTACTCTGCCTACCGCTGGAACGGTGCCCGAGTGGTTGAAGGGGCACGCCTGGAAAGCGTGTGTACGGGCAACCGTACCGAGAGTTCGAATCTCTCCCGTTCCGCCAACTGAGAGACTGAGCCGCAGCCGCTGGTTGCGGCCTTTTTCGTTGCCCGCACCGCTGCTCCCCGCCGAGCGCGGCCCGTACCGTTACGCTGGAGCATGGCCGACGCGCTGCTGACCCTGCTGCTGTGGCTGCCCCTGCCGCTGCTGCTGGCCTTCGGGACGGCGGGTCTGGCTGCCCTGGGGGAATGCCAGCGCACGGGGCGGCGCTCGGCGGGCTGGCGGGCCGTGACCTGGCTGGCGACGGCGGCGGCCTGCGTGCCCCTGGTGCTGCCCCTGCTGGACGCGGCCCTGGGCGGACGCGGCTGGGCGGTGGACACCACGCCGCTGCTGCTGGGGCTGGCGCTCAGCGGGGCGCTCTACCTGCCCGCCGCCCGGCTGACCCGCCGGGAACGCGGCGGACGGCCCACCGCCGGGGTGCTGCTGTGGCCGCCCGCTTTCCTGCTGCTGGGGCTGCCCTGGGCCGGGGTGATTCTCAGCGTGCTGCTGGACGCGGTCCTGGGCTGACGTTCAGGCCCGCCGCACCCGCCACGCGCTCAGCAGCGGCAGCAGGGCGAAGGCGGCGCAGGCATAAGCGAGCACCGGAAAACCCGCCCGCGCGATCACCACACCGCCCAGCAGCGTGCCCAGTCCGGCGGCCACGTACCCCAGACCGTCGGTGACGCCCTGCGCGGCGGGGTGGCGGGCCAGGGCCTTGCTTCCGGCCACGAAGGCGAGGTTCCACCCCAGGCCCAACAGGAACATGCTGACCCCCAACCACGCGGTTCCCGGCAGCGGCGCGGTCAGGGCGGCGGCCAGCAGCAGCCCCGCGCCGCCCACGTAGCCGAAGCGCAGGCCCAGGCGGTCGATCAGCGGGCCGGTCACCCACCCGAAGGCGAACATGCCTGCCACGTGGCCCGAGATCAGCGCGGCCACGCTGCCGTGGTCCATGCCCGCGTGGTGAGCACGCAGCGGCGTGAGGCTCATCAGCGTGACCATCAGCCCCTGCGCGGTGGCGAGGGCCAGGGCGGTCGAGCGCACCCCCGGCACCCCAAAGGCCTGCCGGACGGAGAGGCGGGGGGCCGTGATCGTCTCCCCGGCCCCGACCGGGGCACGCAGCGGCCTCCAGACGCCGATCAGCAGCGCCGCCAGGGCCAGCAACCCCGCGCCCACCAGCCACCCGGCGACCTCGGCGGTGGTGCCCAGGCGGTTGCCCAGGCCCTCGACCGCGCCGGAAAAGCCGGTGATCACAAAGGACCCCAGCACGCTGGTCAGCATCAGGAGGCCCAGGGCGGTGCCGCGCCGCCCCTCGGGGACGCTTTCGGCGGCGGCGTACCGCGCCTGCTGGTAGCCGCCCTGCGCCGCCCCGACCAGGGCCGCGCCCAGCAAGAAGAGCGGCACCGCCCCGGCCCGCGCCCCCAGGAAGCCCAGCCCGGCCCCCACCGCCCCCAGCATAAAGGCCAGCCCCAGCCCCGTCCGGCGGCCCAGGCGCAGCATCAGCGCCCCGAAGAACCCCGCCGAGAGGGCCGCCGCCGCGCTGATCAGGGTGCTGGGCAGCCCGACGAGGCTCTCGCGGCCCAGGCCACTCATAATCAGGCTGGCGAGAACGGTGCTGACGGTGGTCGCGCCCGTGGCGAGGGCCTGCGCGCCGTACAGCGGGGCGAGCCGCCCCAGCGGCAGGGCCGCCGACGTGGGAACAGCCGGGACGGGCCGCGTCTCGGCGCTCACTGGACTTCGGTGCTCATGCGGTCTCTGGGGTTCACGGGGAGCGCTTCAGGTGCCCTGGGCCGCCCAGCGCTGGGCCACGGCGGTCTTCAGGTAGGCGGCGGCGTCCTGGGTGCTGGCGCCGGGGGTAAAGACCTTGCCCACGCCGAGTTCTTCGAGCTTGGGCAGGTCCTGATCGGGAATGATGCCCCCGCCGAAGAGGATGATGTCCTCGGCGCCGCGCTCTCTGAGCAACGCGGACACCTCGCGGAAATAGTGCATGTGGGCGCCCGACAGCACCGAGAGGCCGATGGCGTCCACGTCCTCCTGAATGGCGGCGTTCACGATCATCTCGGCGGTCTGGCGCAGGCCGGTGTACACCACTTCCATTCCGGCGTCGCGCAGGGCGCGGGCCACCACCTTGGCGCCCCGGTCGTGGCCGTCCATGCCGGGCTTGGCAATCAGGACCCTGATGCGGCGATCTTCCATGCTGAGTTCCTCCTGGGACCTGCTCTCAGAGCGCATTGTAGCCGCCTGCCGCGCGCAGGAATCTTCAGGCGGCGGTCACTGGAGGGGTTCAGACTGGGAGGATGCGCCGCCCGCTCCTTCTGGGTCTGACTCTGGCAAGTGCCGCCCAGGCCGCCGCCTCCCTCCCGACCCCCATGCAGACGCTGAACCATCCGAATGCCCGGTGGGCTATCCATGTGGACCGTCAGCGCGCCGTGGCGGTGGATGACGACGGCGCGGCGGCCGTGCTGGTACCCCGGCAGGGTTCACCCCGCACGGTGAAGTTCTCCGGCAACAGCAAACTGCGTTCGCCCCTCGTGACGCCCGGAGGCCGGGTGCTGGCCGCGCAACTCGACTTTGACCGCTGTCAGGTCGCCGTATGGGACGTGACGGCGGGCCGGAAGATCGCGGCGTTGGAGGGTGCCCTCACACGGGTTCTGGATTGCGGTCAGGACACCTCGTTCATCTTCGACATCGGCTTCACGCCGGATGGCCGCTTCCTGCTGACCGCCGACCAGACGGGCCTGCGCCGCTGGGACGCGCAGACAGGCAGGCTGCTGCGAGCCGTTCCGGGAAAGTTTCTCAGCCAGCACGTCAGCCCGGACGGGCGCTCGGTGGTGACGGTCGGGGAGGGCCGCCGGGTGGAGGTGTGGGCCACCGACCTTTCGAGCCGCCTGAAGGCTCTGCCGCCGCAGCCCACCGACTGTATGCGCGGGCCGGGACCCTGGCCGACCGGGGCGACATGGAACGCCGACAGCACCCACCTCGCCTTCTCCTGCGACCGCGAAGTGCGGGTCTGGAACGTCGCCGCCGGAGGACTGCGGAGCCTGAGGCGGGCGGGTAGGTACGAATATGCCGACGCCCCCACCTTCAGCCCGGACGGGCGCTTCGTGGTGGCGGACGAGGACAGCGCGGGCGTGGCGGTCTGGAACCTGGCGAGCGGTCAGCGGGTCGCGCAACTTGGGACCCCCGGCCCCGGTGTGCAGGTCACGGACGTGGTGATCGCACCCCGGAACGTGCTGTACGCGGCCTGGACCGATGGACGGCTGGCCCGCCTGGACCTGAAGCAGCCCTCGCAGGCGCTGGAGCCGCTCACGGCCTTTCCCAACAAGCCCGGCCTGTGGCCTTCCCTCGCCGTCAACCGTGAGGGGAACCGTTTGGCGGTGGCCTCGGGCGACGGTCGCCTGAACGTGTACGCGCTGCCTGAGCAATAGAGGGCGTGTGGCCCGTGGCCTGTGGAGGCTGGGGCGCTGGCCTGAGCTTCCGCCCCTCTCCACGCCACCAGCGACGGGCCACACGCCCCTACCGCGCCGCGCGCTCCACCCGCGCCACCACGCGCTCACGGCCCAGCGCTTCGAGCATCTCGAACATGCCGGGGCTTTCGCTGGTGCCCGCCAGGGCCGCGCGCAGGGGCTGCATCACCTTGCCGGGCTTGAGGCCGCGTTCCTCTGCAAAGGCGCGCAGGGCCGCGTCGGTCGTGGCCTGGTCGAAGGCGGGCAGGTTCTTCAGCCGCGCGGCGAGGTCGGGCAGAAAGGGGCGGCCCTCCTCGATCAGTTTTTGCGCCTTCTCGTTCACCGGGTAGTCCTCGGACCAGAAGTAGGGCGTCTTGTCCAGGAACTCGGAAAAGACGTCCATGCGCGGGATCATCATGCGGACCACGGCGCGGAAGTAGCCGTCCAGCGGCAGCTCGCGCTTCTGCGAGGCGAGGTAGGCGTGCAGGCGCCGCGCGACCTCCTCCTCGCTCAACACTTCCCGCAGGTACTTGCCGTTCATCCACTTGAGCTTGTCGAGGCTGAAGACCGGGCCGCCCAGGGTCACGTCCTCCAGCCGGAAGACACGCTGGAATTCGGCCAGGTCAAAGATTTCCACGCCGTCCGGGTGCGTCCAGCCCATCGTGGCGAGGAAGTTGAGCATCGCTTCGGGCAAAAAGCCCTGGTTCATGTACCACTCGGCCGAGGTGGGGTTCTTGCGCTTGCTGATCTTGCTGCGATCGGCGTTGCGCAGCAGGGGCATATGCGCCCAGACGGGTTCGGGCCAGCCGAAGGCCTGGTACAGCAGCACGTGGATGGGCGTGGAGGTGATCCATTCCTCGGCGCGGACGACGTGGGTGACTTCCATCAGGCGGTCGTCCACCACGTTGGCGAGGTGGTAGGTCGGGAAGCCGTCGGCCTTGAGCAGCACCTTGTCGTCGATCTCGCGGTTCTGGAAGGCGATGGGCCTGCGGAGGCGGTCGTTCACGACGGTCTCGCCCTCGCGCGGCACCTTCAGGCGGACCACGGCGGCCTCGCCCGCGTCCACCCGGGCCTGCGCGGCGGCGGGATCGAGGTCGCGGCTGGGCACGGCGATCACGCGGCCTTCACTTTGCGCCTGCTCGCGCAGGGCCGTCAGTTCCTCAGGCGTCTCGAAGGCGTAGTAGGCGTGGCCGGAGGCGACGAGTTGCCGGGCGTGGTCGCCGTACAGCCCCGTGCGCTCGCTCTGGCGGTAGGGACCGCCCGGGCCGCCTTGCAGGGGCGATTCGTCGGGGGTCAGGCCCAGCCACTGCATCATCTGGAAGATGCGCGTTTCGCTGTCCGCGACGTAGCGGCCCCGGTCGGTGTCCTCGATGCGCAGGATGAAGCGGCCTTCTCCCTCCCTTTGCCGGGCCTGCGCGGCGAGGGTGTGGTTGAAGAGGCCGATGTAGGCGGTCCCGACGTGCGGGTCTCCGGTGGGGCTGGGGGCGATGCGGGTGACGACAGGCATATCAGGCACAGGATACGGGCCTGGGGGCGGGGCGCCCTATCCTCGGGGCCATGCTCTCGGCCCAGACCACCCGTTTTTTCGGCTACTACCCCGGCACCGTCGCCCTCGTGACCGCCGAGCACACGGACACGCGCAATGTGCTCAGCGTGGGGTGGCACACCGCCTTGAGTGCCGAGCCGCCGCTGTACGGGGTGGCGGTGGGGCGAGAACGCGCGACCCATCCGCTGATCGTGGAGAGTGGACGCTTCGGCGTGAACTTCCTGCCCTTCGCGGCGGCGCGGGCCGTGCAGGGGGCGGGCGTGCTGAGCCTGCACGACGGTGGAGACAAGTTCGCGCGGCTGGGTTTGGCAGTGTTGCCGGACGCAGGGCTGGCCCTCGCCGGGGCTTACCTGCACTACACCTGCGAGGTGGTGGAGGTGGTGCCGACGGGCGACCATGACCTCTTCGTGGGGCGGGTGACGGGGGTGCGGTACGACCCGGCGATGTACGACGACTCCGGGCTGTTCGCGGGCGAGGCGGCCGTGTACCTGGGCCGCAGCGCGTACGTGACGACGGCCCCGGGGAGAGCGGTCTACCCGCCCGAGGACTTCGCATGACCGGCGGCAGGTCTGCGGCGCTTCGGGTGGCGCTGTGGCATCCCGACGGCTTACGGGTGCTGCTGCGGGACGGTGCATTGCCGCAGGTGGAGCTGGCTGCGGACGCGGACCTGACCGCCAGCCTGCGCGCCGCCTGGGGGCTGGAGAGCTGGTTGCTGCACGACGGCGGGCGGGCGATGGGCCGGGAAGGCGCGGCACAGCTTCAGGCGCTTGGGGATCAGGCGCCGGGGGGGTTCGGGTGGGGCCAGGCCGACCTCAGCCCCCTGGCAGGCGCGAGGGCGTGGCAGCGCCCCGGGTGGCCGCAGCGGGCCGCTTCGGTGCTGGAAACGGCGCTGGAACAGGTGGGCCTCCGCCGCACCGGCAGGCTGGACCCCGTCCACCATCACGATCTCGTCGCCGTGGTGCGGGCGCAGACGGAGAGGGGCGCCGTGTACCTCAAGGCCAGCGAAACTGGGCGCGAGGCGGCGGTGACGGCGCGGCTCGCCCAGACGCTGCCGGACCTCCTTCCGCCGCTGCTGTGGGCCGATCCCGGGGCGGGGCTGCTGGTGAGCGCCTCGGGGGGCAAGCTGCTGGACGGCGTGGCCGAACTGACCGCCTGGGAACAGGCCCTGGAACGCCTCGCCCGGTTGCAGACGGGGGCCGACGCCACCGCCCTCGCCAGGCTCGGTTGCCCCGCCTGGCCGCTCGACGAGGTGACCGGGCGAGTGGACACTCTGCTGGGCGACCGGGCGGCCCTGGAGACCTGGGGGCTGGGGCCTGAGCACATCGGAACGCTGGAAGAAGCGCGGCCCGCCGTCCGGTCGGCCTTCCGGGACCTCGGGGCGCTGGGTCTGCCGGACCTGCCCGCCCACGGGGACGCCCATCCCCGCAACGCCCTGCATGGCCCGCGCGGCAGCGTCTGGTTCGACCTGAGCGAGGCGGCGAGTGCGGCGCACCCCTTCATGGACGCGGGGTGGTTCCTGGCCTTTACGCTGCACCCGGCGCGGGCAAAGCTGCCCGTCAGGCTGGCCCAGGCCGATCTGGAAGCCCGGCTGGCAGCGGCTTACGTGAACGCCCTGGGCTGCCCCGGCGCCGACCGACTGCTGTTGAAGACTCTGCCCCTGGCCCTGCTGCACCGCGCCGCCGTCTACGA from Deinococcus budaensis includes:
- a CDS encoding MFS transporter; translation: MSAETRPVPAVPTSAALPLGRLAPLYGAQALATGATTVSTVLASLIMSGLGRESLVGLPSTLISAAAALSAGFFGALMLRLGRRTGLGLAFMLGAVGAGLGFLGARAGAVPLFLLGAALVGAAQGGYQQARYAAAESVPEGRRGTALGLLMLTSVLGSFVITGFSGAVEGLGNRLGTTAEVAGWLVGAGLLALAALLIGVWRPLRAPVGAGETITAPRLSVRQAFGVPGVRSTALALATAQGLMVTLMSLTPLRAHHAGMDHGSVAALISGHVAGMFAFGWVTGPLIDRLGLRFGYVGGAGLLLAAALTAPLPGTAWLGVSMFLLGLGWNLAFVAGSKALARHPAAQGVTDGLGYVAAGLGTLLGGVVIARAGFPVLAYACAAFALLPLLSAWRVRRA
- a CDS encoding cobalamin B12-binding domain-containing protein, with product MEDRRIRVLIAKPGMDGHDRGAKVVARALRDAGMEVVYTGLRQTAEMIVNAAIQEDVDAIGLSVLSGAHMHYFREVSALLRERGAEDIILFGGGIIPDQDLPKLEELGVGKVFTPGASTQDAAAYLKTAVAQRWAAQGT
- a CDS encoding WD40 repeat domain-containing protein — protein: MRRPLLLGLTLASAAQAAASLPTPMQTLNHPNARWAIHVDRQRAVAVDDDGAAAVLVPRQGSPRTVKFSGNSKLRSPLVTPGGRVLAAQLDFDRCQVAVWDVTAGRKIAALEGALTRVLDCGQDTSFIFDIGFTPDGRFLLTADQTGLRRWDAQTGRLLRAVPGKFLSQHVSPDGRSVVTVGEGRRVEVWATDLSSRLKALPPQPTDCMRGPGPWPTGATWNADSTHLAFSCDREVRVWNVAAGGLRSLRRAGRYEYADAPTFSPDGRFVVADEDSAGVAVWNLASGQRVAQLGTPGPGVQVTDVVIAPRNVLYAAWTDGRLARLDLKQPSQALEPLTAFPNKPGLWPSLAVNREGNRLAVASGDGRLNVYALPEQ
- the gltX gene encoding glutamate--tRNA ligase, with product MPVVTRIAPSPTGDPHVGTAYIGLFNHTLAAQARQREGEGRFILRIEDTDRGRYVADSETRIFQMMQWLGLTPDESPLQGGPGGPYRQSERTGLYGDHARQLVASGHAYYAFETPEELTALREQAQSEGRVIAVPSRDLDPAAAQARVDAGEAAVVRLKVPREGETVVNDRLRRPIAFQNREIDDKVLLKADGFPTYHLANVVDDRLMEVTHVVRAEEWITSTPIHVLLYQAFGWPEPVWAHMPLLRNADRSKISKRKNPTSAEWYMNQGFLPEAMLNFLATMGWTHPDGVEIFDLAEFQRVFRLEDVTLGGPVFSLDKLKWMNGKYLREVLSEEEVARRLHAYLASQKRELPLDGYFRAVVRMMIPRMDVFSEFLDKTPYFWSEDYPVNEKAQKLIEEGRPFLPDLAARLKNLPAFDQATTDAALRAFAEERGLKPGKVMQPLRAALAGTSESPGMFEMLEALGRERVVARVERAAR
- a CDS encoding flavin reductase family protein yields the protein MLSAQTTRFFGYYPGTVALVTAEHTDTRNVLSVGWHTALSAEPPLYGVAVGRERATHPLIVESGRFGVNFLPFAAARAVQGAGVLSLHDGGDKFARLGLAVLPDAGLALAGAYLHYTCEVVEVVPTGDHDLFVGRVTGVRYDPAMYDDSGLFAGEAAVYLGRSAYVTTAPGRAVYPPEDFA